Proteins from one Primulina huaijiensis isolate GDHJ02 chromosome 18, ASM1229523v2, whole genome shotgun sequence genomic window:
- the LOC140963957 gene encoding uncharacterized protein — protein sequence MARFFEQHDPRPQLDIYYQIRRLGLKEFSSTTDPFVAQGLIRYMGVHFHYLNMGDANRVRCATYMLRDDASLWWEGAEHGVNLATLTWVQFKNIFYDKYFTADVRGRLKREFMSLCQGDMTVAEFVRKFDRGCQFVLFISRDSAKKLRHFVDGL from the coding sequence ATGGCACGTTTCTTTGAGCAGCATGATCCAAGGCCACAACTCGACATCTATTATCAGATCCGGAGGCTAGGTCTGAAGGAATTTTCTAGCACCACCGACCCATTTGTTGCTCAGGGTTTGATTCGATATATGGGAGTGCATTTCCATTATCTGAACATGGGAGATGCTAACCGAGTTAGGTGTGCTACATATATGCTGCGAGATGACGCTTCtctttggtgggaaggagctgaacatggcGTCAATCTGGCTACACTCACTTGGGTGCAATTCAAGAACATCTTTTATGATAAGTATTTCACTGCTGACGTCCGAGGACGCTTGAAgagggagttcatgagtctcTGTCAGGGAGACATGACTGTGGCTGAATTCGTTAgaaagtttgataggggttgtcaatTTGTACTCTTTATTTCTAGGGATTCTGCTAAGAAACTAAGACACTTCGTGGATGGCCTTTGA
- the LOC140963956 gene encoding uncharacterized protein has product MCETEAVLPAEIGQESARIVGYGSDNDNLRTMHLESVEEKRKRTKVRMNVYRKRMNRSYNKRVYTRVFEEGDLVMRKIQHNGEKEKLGPKYEGPFKIVEKAGITAYYLEDTKGNKCKRPWNAQHLKK; this is encoded by the coding sequence ATGTGTGAAACTGAAGCAGTGCTACCTGCCGAGATCGGCCAAGAAAGTGCTAGAATAGTGGGGTATGGCTCAGATAATGACAATCTCCGAACCATGCACTTGGAATCAGtggaagaaaaaagaaagaggaCCAAGGTAAGGATGAATGTTTATCGCAAGAGGATGAACCGATCCTACAATAAAAGGGTCTATACTCGGGTTTTTGAAGAAGGAGACTTGGTGATGAGGAAGATCCAACACAATGGGGAGAAAGAAAAACTTGGTCCTAAGTATGAAGGCCCCTTCAAAATAGTGGAGAAAGCGGGGATCACAGCCTATTACCTTGAGGATACAAAAGGAAATAAGTGTAAACGACCTTGGAATGCTCAACACTTAAAGAAATAG